The following is a genomic window from Mycolicibacterium sp. TY81.
GCATATGCTCGAGCACCAACTCGGCAAGCCGCTGCGGCTGGTCGAACTGAATGTACGTGCGGGCGTCGTCGACGACTTCCAGCCGCGCGTAGGGCAGCGTCTGGGTCAGTCGCGCCGCGTCCGACAGCGGGAAAAAGCGGTCTTGCGCGCCCCATACGACGAGCGCAGGCCGCGGAAATTGCTGCAAACGTTTGGCAGCGTCGAGCGTGTGCTTGCACGAAATCCCCTGTAGCACAGTCTGTAGGTCCGCGCGGATGCGGGCGTCACGAAGCGGGGCAAACCATTCTCTGAGCAGCGCGTCGGGTAACGGCCGGATCGTCAGCGGTACGACGGTCAGCGCCGCTCGTCGAAACCACGGCATACGCAACAGCAGGTCCAGGCCGGCGATGAGGCCGGGAACGTAAGCCCCGGCCGCTTCGATGGGGCGAAAAACCGCGGGCGGAAAATGGTCGAACGCATCGCAATTGGTCAGCACCAACCGGTAGACAACGTCGGGGTGATGGGCGCACAGAATCTGGCACAAGGCACCGCCGGTGTCGTTTCCGACCACGGTGACGTTGGACAGCTGCAACCGCTCGATGAACTCGGCCAGCATTGCCGCAAGCGCCGGCGGGGACAGGTCGGCACCGTTCATCGGTACCGAGTGCGCGCCCAGCGGTAGGTCCGGTATGACGCACCGCGAATGTCCTTCGAGTAGATGCACCAATGGCTCCCACACAGTGCCGTCGACGAACAATCCGTGGACCAGCAGGACGCACGGTCCGCTACCGCGGTCGCGATAATGCAGTCGGCCCGCACTGAGTTCGACTTCGGGAATGGTGCACCTCCCACAAGCAAAGGGACTTCCGCAGAACCGTTTTCCGTGCAGCGAGCGCTCAAACTCAGAGATGGGAATACACTGCAACTATTGTTATAAGCAACACTATACGGCAACGGCCCGCATGGAACCGGACAGTGACGTGCGGGAATCACCTGGCTGTCGATGTGGCATGGGAGGTGCGCCATGGAGCCGTCGCAACGCGAACAGCAGATTCTTGAACAAATCTCAGATGAGTTGGAGCTGGCCGCACCGCGACTGGCCCGCCAGTTCGATGAAATGACATCTGCGACCCGGATTCGGCGTCGGCGACGCACTGCCGCGGCGCCGGTGTTCCTCATTGGTGCGGCGATGATCGGCAGCGCGGTCTTCGTGGCTCCCGGCATCGCCGGCGGGGTGTATGTCGTTGCGGCGTGCAGCTACGCAATGATGTTCACCGCAGCATTCGGCTGGATCGCCGTGCCGCCCAAAGAGGGTCTTCGCCGCCGCAAGTAGCCCGTCGAACCCGCATGTATCCGCCCTGCCTGCAGCGAGGGCTTCGCGTTGGTCACGGTGGTGCTGCGCCGTTCGCGCCGTTAACCGCCTCGCTCCGGCCTGGTCAACTGGTCGGCGGCCGTGTCAGCGACAAGTGCTGTGGTGCTGCCGTGTTCGCCTCGGTTCCGTGCCCGCACCCGCGGAATGGAGTCCGGGCCCAACGTGAGTCCGAGTGCGTTCGAGAGGTCAGCTGGGCCGACGGTGACAGGCAATGAGCTCGCCCCATTGTCTGTTGGCGGCGGCTGAGGCGATCGGATCGCTAGCCAAGGTGTTGCTGCCATCCACCAACTCAACGAGCGCCGAAGCAATCGTGAAGACTGGTACGTGCTGGCGGCGCGCTGCTTCGAGTAATTCACCGAAGGCGTCGTCGCAGCTGCAGCGCCGTAAGGCCATCAGCACTCCCTCAGCGCGGTCGAGAGCCCGCACTCCGGGGCGGAGCTGAACGGTGGTTAGCTGTTGACGGCTCATGACGGTGTCCATCAGCGTGGCTCGATCGCGGTTTCGACCGCGGTGAGGTTGGTCATTGTTGCTCCTGTCGGATCATCTTGTGGTGTAGTCCTTTTCAGATCGCTGCGTGCTCGGCTACACGCGGGTGCAGGTCGGAGTGCGTGTGCCGATCGCACACCGGGGTGGCGCGTCGCCGCCGAATAACAGGGAGACCGCCAGCGCCAGTGCCGCAGCCATGAGGACTGCGGTGACGATTGCGTGTGCTGCGAGGTGGGAATCACCGCATACGGGCGGCTGCGGCGGCCTGAGGAACTCGGAAGCTTCTCCACCGTGCCGCACATCCCCATTCAGTCCACGCCCGGGCTGCTTCTGGGTATCAACCGGTGAAGACATTGTTCCGCGCGGCCAACCGTTGCCGCAGCAGGCAGCTGATGGTTTGACGAACATGGTCTGCGAGGCCAAACACGACCATCGGGTCCTCGGCATCAATACAGCTCGATGTCCTTATGGGCGTGCCGAATTCGATCGACCACTTCGATGGCAGGGGCGCCAAGCCCATCAGGCCAGTCAACGGGAACGTAGGTGTGATCGGGAAATACGGCAGGCCCAGCATTCGGGCCAGCGGCCCCACGTTGGCCACCATCGGATAGATCTCCTCGGATCCCACGATCGCGCACGGAATAATCGGCGCACCCGCCCGCAGCGCCGCTGCCGCGAAGCCGCCGCGACCGAAACGGGCCAAACGGTACCGATCGCCGAAGCACTTACCCAGCCCCTTGTACCCCTCGGGGAAAACAGCTGCCAATTCGCCGTTCGTCAGGAGGCGGTGCGTGTCCGGAGCGCAGGCCAACGTGTGACCGGCCTTGCGTGCAATCGGACCGAGCAAGGGCAGCGTGAACACCAGGTCTGCGGCCAAGATCCGTACGGCGCGGCGGGCGGGATGGTGGTCATGAACCGCGACCGATGTCATCAGCGCATCGAGCGGCAACACCCCCGCATGGTTGGCCACGATCAGTGCCGGACCGTCGAAGGGAATATTGTTCACACCAACAACGTCAACCCGAAACCATGTGTTGAACAGTGGACGTAACACCGGCAGCACTACCTGTTCGGCGAACTCGGCGTCATAGCCGAACTCATCCACCATGTAGTCGCCCATCAGACGACGGCAGATGAACGAGGTCATCGCTGCCGCGTCACCTACGACGCCGCCCCGATATCGCGGCAACTGTTCAGTGCCGCCAAGGGCAATGCGCTTCGTGGCGACGTCCCCAAGTGCGGTGCTGGTTTTCCGAAGCGGGCCCGTATCGGCGACTTTCCGGCCATCCGCGGAACGTCGGAGCGATGCATTCCTTCCGGCGTGCGAAGCTCGCCTGTCGAGCTCGATAACGGTTGCGGCGTGGGGACTGGCCATCGTGTACTCCTGTATTTGCGTCCTGGCGCGGCAGATGAGTGATCCCCGCCTCGCCTCATCGCGAAGCTGATCCATTCCCGCACTTGGCAACTATTGCAATATGCTACCGAAACGTTCACGACACAACCCGCGCCTGCGCGGTGATCGCGGCGGCATCAGCGAAGGACGGGATTGATGACCGACTCACGAATACTGCAGTGGCATAGACATATTCGTGTCGTGAACTGGAGTTACAACCTCAGTCGTTGAGGCAGTCAGCGGCCGTTTGGACTCACTGCGCTCAGGGGTTGTCCAGGCAATTCAACTCGATCACGAAGCAACTCCACGGGTGGTCGGGCCCGGCGGGGGCCCGGCTTTCGCCGAAGGCCTCGCCGGTCGCGGCTGAGGCTCCGCCACCTCTCGGATACCGAGCGATCAGCTGCTGGTAGTTCACCACCACCAAGGCAATGATCAGCAGCACTGCTGACATTGCTGGAATCAGCAACGCCAGATCACCGTCGAGGGCCCGCAGTGCGGCTTCGATCGCGTAGGCGACCGACGACACCGGATCTGCAACTGCCGTCGCGTCCTCAGACCTGGGATTTACCTAAGAGTTGGTCACGGCAGGTGTCAGGAGGCGCAAAACGGGGATGCCGCTATTTGTGATGCTGCGGGCCACGTAGCGCGAGCGCTCGAGAATCGTTGGGAAGTGATCACTTTGTCGGACACGGTTGCGGATGTGTTGTTAGCCCGATTGCGGGACTGGGGTGTGAAACAAGTTTTCGGCTTCCCTGGCGACGGGATCAACGGCCTACTCGCGGCGTGGGGGCGCGCGGACGATAGTCCGCAGTTCGTGCAAGCTCGACACGAGGAGATGGCGGCGTTCGAGGCGGTCGGATTCGCCAAGTTCTCGGGCCATTTCGGCGTGTGCGTTGCGACCAGCGGTGAACCGCCCCAGGTTTTCCGCCGCTGCTATACGGGTTGACGCTCTCGGTCGAGGGCGCTGTAGTGGGCGTGCTCGTACTCGGTTGGGCTGACCATGCCGAGACTGGAGTGCAGCCTTCGGTTGTTGTACCACTCGACCCAGGCTGCTGTCGCGTACTCGACGTCGGCGATGGTCCTAAACGGCCCCGGGTGGAACACTGTGGTTCGGATGCATTCGGTCTTGTACAAGCCGTTGATCGTTTCCATCAGAGCGTTGTCGTAGGCATCCCCGACGCTGCCAATGGAAGGTGAAATCCCTTCCAGTTCAAGGTGTTCGGTGAAACGGACCGACGTGTATTGGCTTCCGGCGTCGCTGTGGTGGATGAGCTCGCCGGCTGCGGTGGGATGACCTTCGTGACGGCGCTGCCACACGGCCATCCGCAACGGGACCATCACCAGATCGGTGGTCTTGGTGGTGGCCGCGTGCCAGGCCACGATCCGCTGAGCGAACACGTCGACGATGAAGGCCACGTAGACAAAGCCCGCCCAGGACCGCACGTAAGTGAAGTCGGTGACCCATACCCGGTTCGGGACGCTCGCATGGAAGTTGCGGTTGAGCAGATCCGGGGCGCGGCGCCCGTCGGTGTCCGGGATCGTGGTGCGCACCTTCTTTGACCGCCGTATGCCCTGCAGACCCAACGTGCACATCGCCCGGTGCACCGAGCCCGCCGAGGCCTCTGGCAGCGCGGCACGGCGGATCAGGGCCGTCATCTTGCGCCGCCCGTAGAGCCCCTCGGGGGCCAGAACGCGCTTGCCGGCGGCGTTGGTGGTCCACGCCAGGCCACGCACAGCGTCGATGACCTGGGCGTCGGTGATGGTGCGGGCCGCTACCGTCCGGCCTGGTTGTTTCCAGGACCGGTAGGTGCGCGCGGCGATCTGACAGCCCTGCTCACACAAGACTCGGCAGATCGACTCGACCGCGTGCCCAGCGGCGCGTTGATCGTCGATGAACGCGAAGATCACCGGTTGCGGGGGTCGGTGAAAGTCGGCCCGGGACGCGGTGACAACCGTTGGGGCTGTTCCGTTTTCCCGGGCCGCTTCCCGAACCCGGCGTGCACCTTTCAATGCACCGGGCTCTCCACAAGACCCGGTCAGGCTGCTGTGGTGTCCTCCTCGTCGGTCGGCCAGGGCGAGGGAATGACCGCACCGCGGTAGCGGTAGCGGGTCGTGCCGATCTTCTCCAGATCGATCAGCACACGGTCCTCGGTGGCTGGCCACCAGCCGCCGCCGCAATATTGGCGGCGCAGGTCTTTCCAGGTCGACTTGCGGTGTTTTCGTCGGAGCCAGCGCCACACCGTCTGCCACGTGTAGTGACTGAGGTAGGAGAAGGTCGCCGAGGACACCCCCGGCCCGGAAATAGCCCGCCCATCCCTGCAGCGTCGCGTTGATGCGGCGCAGCAGGTCATCGAGCGGCTGGTTGAGTTCAACTGTTCGGCGCAGCGTCTTGATCTTCCGTTTGACCGCCAACACGGCCTTCGTGGACGGATGAACATAGACGTAGCTGCAGCTGGTGCCCCGCTTGCGGCGACGCTGGATGCGCCACCCGAGGAAGTCCAGCCCCTCGTCGATATGGGTGATCAGGGTCTTGTCCGGTGCCAGACGCAACCCCATCGTCGCCAACACGGCGGCGATGTCCTCCTGTAGTGCTTCGGCGTGGGCTCTGGTGCCCCGCACCATCAGACACCAGTCGTCGGCATAGCGGACCAGCCGAAAGTTCGGCTGCCCGTGACGAAGTCGTCGAGCGCGCTCAACCGAGCCGGTAGCCGGACCACCCGGCAACCCGGCAATGTGTTCATCGAGCACCGACAACGCCACATTGGCCAACAGCGGCGAAAGAATCCCACCCTGCGGAGTTCCGGCGGTGCTGTCCGCCAGCAGGCCGTCCTCGGTGAGGATGCCCGCCTTGAGGAACGCCTTCACCAACCCCAAGACACGGTTGTCACCGACGCGTCGACGCACCCGCCCCATCAGAGCGGTGTGGTCGATCTCATCGAAACAGGCCTTGATGTCTCCCTCAACAACCCAGTCATAACACCGGGGACGTGTTGCGAGATAACGCACTTCGGCCACCGCATCATGAGCGCGGCGCTTCGGACGGAAACCGTAGGAACACGGCAGGAAATCCGCCTCAAAGATCGGCTCCAACACCAACTTCAACGATGCCTGGACCACCCGATCGGCCACGGTGGGAATCCCCAAGCGGCGCAACGCACCACCGGTCTTGGGGATCATCCGCTCGCGCACCGGCAACGGGCGGAAACTGCGGTCCTTCAACTGCGACCGCAGTTCATCGAGGAACACCTCGATGCCCTGCCCGGCAGTGATGGACGACGCGGTGCGCCGATCCACCCCGGCCGTGGCGGCACCCTTATTCCCGCTGACCCGATCCCACGCCACCAACACGAACGCGGGATCGGCGACGAGGTTGAACAGATCGTCGAACCGGCGATCAAGATCATCGCGTGCCCAACGGTGCAGCTTGGTCTGGATCTTCAGTACCCGTTGCCGCGCCAGCATCAGCGCCAACTCCAGCTCGTCGGTATTCACCGGCGACATAACTTCCTCTCCTGACCTTCCAGTTTCCGCACTGCATGTCTTGCTGGCCCCCTTCGCCCTGTGACCGCCTTTCTCGGTCTCCACGACGGGCACGTCACCGCCCGCGACTACTACGAGGCCTCCGCCCCCACCCTGAAATGCGGTTCCTTGACTCCGAACCCGAGTCGTCACACCCGCCCCGACTGGCTGCCGGAAACGAAATGAGCGGTCCCGCAGGGTGGTTCCCACGTTCACCAGGTCATCGATTGGTCAGGGGAGGCGCCCAGCTCTACTCCGGCAGCATCGCCACGGCTACGCCGCAGGCCTTCACCGTGGCCTCCCCACCGCTGGAACTAAACGGCTTCGGAGTCAAACCCCACCCGCTCGGGTTCGTGCACTGCACACCGGCCCATATCCACCAGATTGGAGCCGGCTTCGCGGTTACGGAGCGTCTGACACTGGTTCGCTTACGCTGCACCTTCTGACCTTGCTCGACAAGCCCGCACCGTCTGGCAGTACCGGCACGGCTCGCCTTCTCGGGACCGCTTGCCACCGCTCACCGTCGTTCCCGGCGATCGGCTGCCCCGATGCTTCCTCAGGCCGCTGCGACGACCCGAAGGAGACGGTCTCTCACCGCCTCTCGATATACCCAGCGCCTCGTGGCGCACAGCTCCCCCGCGAAGAAAGTTGTCGCCGCTTTCAGAATCGCGACATCCTCACGTAGCCTTCGGTTTTCAGCCCTCAGCCGCTTGATTTCCTCGTTCTCCTCCGTGGTGACACCGGGTCGTTGACCATCATCGATCTGGGCCTGCACCACCCAGCGCCGCACCGATTCCTTACCCACCCCAAGCTGACGGGCCACCGCTTCCGAAGCGGCGGTCAACGACGAGTACTCCTGCTGATGCTCGGTCACCAGCCGCACCGCCCGCTCACGCAAGGCAGGATCGATTTTCTTCGGCATGCTGCTCATCCTTCCGGACTCAAACAGCAGCGGCATCAAACCTGGGGCGGTTCAGCGGACCCGGCGCGGTGCATCTGCTCAACGGGCTCTATGACGCCAAGCTCGACCATGTGCCGGTGGTTGCCATCGTCGGTCAGACCGAGCGATCAGCGATGGGCGGCTCCTACCAGCAGGAGGTTGACCTAATCAGCCTGTTCAAGGACGTGTGCAGCGATTACGTGCAAATGTGCACCGTGCCCCAACAGTTGCCCAACCTGATCGATAGGGCAATCCGCACCGCGCTCAGCCAGAGCGCCCCAACCTGTCTGATCTTTCCGTCCGACGTGCTCGAACTCGACTACGAGCCGCCCGGACATGCCTTCAAGCAGGTGCCGTCCAGTCTTGGGCTGAGCCCCGCTCGGGTGGCCGCCGACGATGAGGCGGTACTTCAGGCTGCGGCGATCCTCAACGCCGGGCAGAGAGTCGCGATGCTGGTCGGCCAAGGTGCGCGCGGCTGCGCCGACGAGCTGACCGAAGTCGCCGACCTGCTCGGGGCCGGGGTAGCCAAAGCGCTGCTCGGTAAGGACGTACTGCCTGATGACTTACCGTGGGTGACCGGTTCGATCGGCCTGTTGGGTACCACGGCAAGTTGGCACCTGATGATGGACTGCGACACGTTGCTCACCGTCGGATCCAATTTCCCCTATACGCAATTCCTGCCCAAGCTCGACCAGGCGCGCGGTGTGCAGATCGACCGTTCGGGGCAGTGGATCGGCATGCGCTATCCGTACGAATTGAACATCGTCGGCGACGCCAAGGCGACACTGCAGGCGCTGATTCCGTTGTTACAACGCAAGACTGACCGCTCCTGGCGCGAGAAAGTCGAACACCACGTAGAGAAGTGGTGGAACACCGTCGAACGCCGGGCGATGACCACGGCCGACCCGATCAACCCGATGCGGATCTTCTACGAGCTGTCCCAGCGGCTGCCGTCCAACGCGATCGTCGCCGCGGACTCGGGTTCGTCGGCCAATTGGTATGCCCGCCAACTCAAGTTCACCTCGGGTGTGCGGGGATCGTTGTCGGGCACGTTAGCGACGATGGGTCCGGGGGTTCCGTACGTGATCGGCGCCAAATGGGCTCATCCCGACCGGCCGGGCATCGCCTTCGTCGGTGACGGTGCAATGCAGATGAACGGGCTCGCCGAACTGATCACCATCACCAGATACTGGCGGCAGTGGGCCGACCCCCGGTTGATCGTCGCGGTGCTGCACAACAACGATCTCAATCAGGTCACCTGGGAGATGCGCGCGATGGAGAACTCTCCGAAGTTCGCCGCCTCACAGTCGCTACCTGACGTCGACTACGCCGGGTTCGCGCGCAGCCTAGGTTTGCGCGGCGAAAACATCGACGACGCTCTCGAACTGGGGGCCGCGTGGGAGCGCGCATTGGCGGCCGACCGGCCAACCGTGCTTGATGTGGTGTGCGATCCGGATGTTCCGCCGATCCCCCCACATGCGACATTCGAACAGGCGAAGTCCTTGGTCATGGCAGTGCTCGGCGGCGATGACGACGCGGGCGGGTTCATCAAACAGGGACTCAAACAGAAAGTGCAGCAGTACCTTCCGGGCGAGAAGGACGCGTGATGCACCTCCTCGGGGAAGCGCTGTATGACATCAGGACCGGCCGTTTCGAGCGTACGCTGGCGGCGCTGACCGCTGTCGGCGCCGGCATCACTGCCGGTGAAATCTATTTCTCGCACGATGGCGCCAGCTTCGGCAACAAGATGATGTATTGGCCGATCGTCGTGCTGCCCACCGCGATCCCCGCGGGCGTGGCCGGGTTCTTCTCCCAGCGCGCGGCGCGCACGGTGCTGCCACTGACCAGCGCAGCGATCGTGATCAACGGACTGCAGGGCACCTACTTACATTGGCGTGGTATTCGGCAGCGGCCCGGCGGACTGACGAAATACAACATGGAGTCAGGTCCGCCAGCATTCGCGCCACTGTTGGCATCGTTGGTCGGCGGTATGGGCTTGCTCGCAGCAGTGCTGCGCCGAGAGAGCTTGTCGCTGCATCGAGACGGGGCTGACCACTGATGCCGTTTCGCCCACCGCCAGAGCACGCGGTAACTCCGCAGAGGCAAGGCCGGTTCCCGGGGTTTGATGTCCTGGATCAAGCCCACGTGTGGGATGCCGCGACTTCCGGAGTGGTGCTGGCACGGCTGACATTGCCAAATGCTCTGTCATTCTTCACCACTGACGAAGCGGGCATCGCTCAACCGATGCTTGACCTGCTACTGGGCCAAGACGGCGAACCGAGGGTGCCGGTACTTGCATTGATCGACCAACGACTCTCAGTGGGCGAAACCGACGGCTGGCACTATGACGATCTACCCGAGGACGGCCAGGCCTGGCGCGTCACCCTCGCACACCTCAACGAGGACGCGCAGGCCCACAGCGGCACCAGTTACACCGAATTGTCGCGCCGCAGCCAGGGTCTTCTGCTGCAAGACGTGCAGGACCTCGCTGCCGCCGGCGATCCATGGCACCGGTTGCCCGCCAAGCACGTCTGGAGCCTGTGGATGCGCTACGCCACCACCGCGTTCTACTCACATCCGTGGGCATGGAACGAGATCGGCTTCGGCGGCCCCGCCTATCCGCGCGGCTACCTCAATCCAGGCGTGAACGCGCGTGAAACGTGGGAAGTGGCAGACCATCTCAATAACGACCCGATCCCGTTCGCCGCGCGCATCGAACAAGCCCGCAGGGCGCACGACGACATCGCAGGAAGGTCGGCGAGTGGCTGACGGCCATGGGGTACGCGCGCGTAACGAATCCGCCTGGCTCATTCCCAACGATGGGTCACGGGTGAATCATCGGTTGCGCCACGACATGCGTCGCTATGACGACAGCGACGAGGTCGACGTGGTCATCGTCGGCGCCGGTGCCGGCGGTGCGACCCTGGCTCAGCGGCTGGCGCGGGCGGGCTGGCACGCCGTCGTGCTCGACGCCGGCCCGTTCTGGGATCCCGATACAGACTGGGTCAGCGACGAGCGTGCCTCGCATGTGCTGTATTGGACCGATCCCAGACAGATTGGCGGCGCCGACCCGGTTCCTTTGGGGTCCAACAACTCCGGGCGGGGCGTCGGTGGATCGATGGTGCATTACGCAGGGTACGTGCCGCGTTTTCACCCCTCGGACTTCCACACGCTCAGCGCCGAGGGCGTAGGCGCGGACTGGCCTATCAGCTATGAGCAGCTGCGGCCCTACTACGAGCAGATCGAGGCCGAGCTGCCCGTGGCCGGACAGCACTGGCCATGGGGCGACCCCCACGATTACCCGCACAGCCCTCACCCCGTCGGCGGCAACGGCATGGTCGCTCTGCGGGGCGCGGAGCGGCTCGGCATCCAGATGCGAGTCGGCCCGGTGGCAATTCCGAACGGCCGGTTCGGTAACCGGCCGCATTGCATCTATCGTGGGTTCTGTATCCAAGGCTGCAAAGTCAACGCCAAGGCCAGTCCGTTGATCACCCACATTCCCGACGCGCTGGCCCACGGCGCCGAAATCCGGCCCGACTGCCATGTCGCGCGCGTGCTCGTCGACGATCGCACCGGGCGCGCGACCGGCGTGGAGTACCTGCACGCCGGTGTCCTTCGGCGGCAACGCGCCGCCGCCGTCGTCGTCGCCGGCTACTCGATCGAGACACCGCGGCTCCTGCTGCTGTCCGCCACCCCCCGGTATCCCCAGGGGTTGGGCAACGACCACGATCACCTGGGTCGCCATCTCATGGTTCAGGGCGCTCCTCAAGTGGCGGGCCGGTTCAGCGACGAGATCCGCATGTACAAAGCGCCACCACCCGAGGTTTGCTCCGAGCAGTTCTACGAGACGGACCCGACCAAGACCTACCAACGTGGCTGGTCCATCCAGACCGTCAGTCCGATGCCGATCACCTGGGCCGAACATGTTGGAGCGCAAGGCCATTGGGGATGCACGCTGCGTGAGTACATGCGCGACTACGTGCATTGGGCGACCTTGGGTGCATTGTGCGAATTACTGCCGCAGCCTGACAATCGTGTGACGCTGGCCGACGAGAAAGATCGCCACGGGCTTGCCGTCGCGCATTTCGCCTACTCTCAATGCGACAACGACAAGAAGCTGATCAGGGCTGCCGGCGCAGTCATGGGCGACATTTTGCGCGCGGCCGGCGCCGAGGAAGTCATCACGATCGAGCGTTACGCCCATCTTGTCGGCGGGGCACGGATGGCGGCACGCGCAGAAGAAGGCGTCATCGACGCTGAGCACCGAGTGTATGGCGTCGACCGGCTCTATGTCGTCGACGGCAGCACGATGCCGACACAGGGCGCGGCCAACCCGGCGTTGACCATCATGGCGCTGGCCGCGCGCGCTGCTGATCTGATGGCCGACCACGCTGCATGCCGTGCGTCGAGTGAGAAGCGCTGTGCACGTGAATAACTCAACGATCGAGCATGTCGACGTCGAGGTCTACCGCGTCGGCACGCCGCAGGCCGAGGCCGACGGCACTTTGTGTTGGGATGCGACCACTGCAGTCGTGGTGCGGGTGCACGCGGGCGACACCACCGGTCTGGGGTGGACGTATAGCTCGTCCTCGGCCGCCGCAGTCATCCGCGAGGAGCTGGCCGCCGTGATCTGCGGCCGCGATCCGTTCGATATCCGAGGGGCGTGGCAGGTGATGCACCGCCACTGCCGCAACTTCGGCACGCGGGGCCTGGTCATGCAAGCGCTCAGCGCGGTCGACATCGCGCTATGGGATCTCAAGGCGC
Proteins encoded in this region:
- a CDS encoding alpha/beta fold hydrolase, with product MQCIPISEFERSLHGKRFCGSPFACGRCTIPEVELSAGRLHYRDRGSGPCVLLVHGLFVDGTVWEPLVHLLEGHSRCVIPDLPLGAHSVPMNGADLSPPALAAMLAEFIERLQLSNVTVVGNDTGGALCQILCAHHPDVVYRLVLTNCDAFDHFPPAVFRPIEAAGAYVPGLIAGLDLLLRMPWFRRAALTVVPLTIRPLPDALLREWFAPLRDARIRADLQTVLQGISCKHTLDAAKRLQQFPRPALVVWGAQDRFFPLSDAARLTQTLPYARLEVVDDARTYIQFDQPQRLAELVLEHMR
- a CDS encoding DUF3040 domain-containing protein — encoded protein: MEPSQREQQILEQISDELELAAPRLARQFDEMTSATRIRRRRRTAAAPVFLIGAAMIGSAVFVAPGIAGGVYVVAACSYAMMFTAAFGWIAVPPKEGLRRRK
- a CDS encoding ANTAR domain-containing protein, whose translation is MDTVMSRQQLTTVQLRPGVRALDRAEGVLMALRRCSCDDAFGELLEAARRQHVPVFTIASALVELVDGSNTLASDPIASAAANRQWGELIACHRRPS
- a CDS encoding 1-acyl-sn-glycerol-3-phosphate acyltransferase gives rise to the protein MASPHAATVIELDRRASHAGRNASLRRSADGRKVADTGPLRKTSTALGDVATKRIALGGTEQLPRYRGGVVGDAAAMTSFICRRLMGDYMVDEFGYDAEFAEQVVLPVLRPLFNTWFRVDVVGVNNIPFDGPALIVANHAGVLPLDALMTSVAVHDHHPARRAVRILAADLVFTLPLLGPIARKAGHTLACAPDTHRLLTNGELAAVFPEGYKGLGKCFGDRYRLARFGRGGFAAAALRAGAPIIPCAIVGSEEIYPMVANVGPLARMLGLPYFPITPTFPLTGLMGLAPLPSKWSIEFGTPIRTSSCIDAEDPMVVFGLADHVRQTISCLLRQRLAARNNVFTG
- a CDS encoding group II intron maturase-specific domain-containing protein, coding for MFIRPRRPCWRSNGRSRRCAEQLNSTSRSMTCCAASTRRCRDGRAISGPGVSSATFSYLSHYTWQTVWRWLRRKHRKSTWKDLRRQYCGGGWWPATEDRVLIDLEKIGTTRYRYRGAVIPSPWPTDEEDTTAA
- a CDS encoding gluconate 2-dehydrogenase subunit 3 family protein, whose amino-acid sequence is MWDAATSGVVLARLTLPNALSFFTTDEAGIAQPMLDLLLGQDGEPRVPVLALIDQRLSVGETDGWHYDDLPEDGQAWRVTLAHLNEDAQAHSGTSYTELSRRSQGLLLQDVQDLAAAGDPWHRLPAKHVWSLWMRYATTAFYSHPWAWNEIGFGGPAYPRGYLNPGVNARETWEVADHLNNDPIPFAARIEQARRAHDDIAGRSASG
- a CDS encoding GMC family oxidoreductase, which translates into the protein MRRYDDSDEVDVVIVGAGAGGATLAQRLARAGWHAVVLDAGPFWDPDTDWVSDERASHVLYWTDPRQIGGADPVPLGSNNSGRGVGGSMVHYAGYVPRFHPSDFHTLSAEGVGADWPISYEQLRPYYEQIEAELPVAGQHWPWGDPHDYPHSPHPVGGNGMVALRGAERLGIQMRVGPVAIPNGRFGNRPHCIYRGFCIQGCKVNAKASPLITHIPDALAHGAEIRPDCHVARVLVDDRTGRATGVEYLHAGVLRRQRAAAVVVAGYSIETPRLLLLSATPRYPQGLGNDHDHLGRHLMVQGAPQVAGRFSDEIRMYKAPPPEVCSEQFYETDPTKTYQRGWSIQTVSPMPITWAEHVGAQGHWGCTLREYMRDYVHWATLGALCELLPQPDNRVTLADEKDRHGLAVAHFAYSQCDNDKKLIRAAGAVMGDILRAAGAEEVITIERYAHLVGGARMAARAEEGVIDAEHRVYGVDRLYVVDGSTMPTQGAANPALTIMALAARAADLMADHAACRASSEKRCARE